TCAAGGCCGGCGAGGGCCACATCCAGCCTTTGTATGGCATCGGACTGGAGCACGAGCTGCCCGAGTCCTTCGTGCCGCAACTGGCCGGCTATCGCGGCATGGGGCCGGTGCGCGTGGGCAACCAGGCGGCCGAGCACTTCCAGCACGACGTGTACGGCAACATCGTGCTGGGCTCGGCGCAGGCCTTCCACGACCAGCGCATGTTGCAGCCCGCCGGGGCCGCCGAATTCGCACGCCTGGAGCGCATCGGCGAGTTGGCCGTGCAGGTCTATGGCACGCCCGACGCCGGCATGTGGGAGCTGCGCACGCGCGCGCGCATCCACACCTCGTCGGCGCTGATGAGCTGGGCGGCGTGCGACCGTCTCGCAAAAATAGCCCACGCCCTGCACCTGCCCGACCGCGCCGAGCACTGGCGCGGCCACGCGCAGCGCATGAAGGAGGAAATCCTGTCGCGCTCGTGGAACGCCGAGCGCGGGGTGTTTGCCGAGAGCTTCGGCGGGCGCGAGCTGGACGCCAGCATCCTGCTCATGGCCGAGGTCGGCCTGGTCGATGCGCGCGACGAGCGCTTCATCCGCACGCTCGATGTCATGGAGGAAGTCCTGTGCGACGGCCCCTTCATGCGCCGCTACGAGGCCGCCGACGACTTCGGCAAGCCCGAGACCTCCTTCAACATCTGCACCTTCTGGCGCATCGACGCCCTGGCGCGCGTGGGCCGCAAGGACAAGGCACGCGAGATCTTCGAGGCCATGCTGGCCGTGCGCAACCCGCTGGGCCTGCTGTCCGAGGACACGCACGCCACCACCGGCGAGATGTGGGGCAATTTCCCGCAGACGTATTCCATGGTCGGCGTGATCAACGCTGCCATGCGTCTGTCGGCGCCCTGGGACAGCGTGATATGAGCCGCCTGGTCGTCGTCTCCAACCGCCTGGCCGACCCGCGCCGGCCTGCCGCCGGCGGTCTGGCCGTAGCCCTGGGCGATGCGCTCAACCGCTCTGGCGGGCTGTGGTTCGGCTGGAGCGGCACGGTGCGTCCGCAGCTCCAGCCGGGCGAATCCCGCCTGCATCAGCGCCAGGCCGGGCGCGTCACCCTGGCCACGGTCGATCTGGCCACCGAGGATCATGTCGCCTACTACCAGGGCTACTCCAACAGCGTGCTGTGGCCGGTCTTCCACTACCGGCTGGACTTGGCGGATTTTCATAGCGCCTACCTGGACGGCTACCGGCGTGTGAACCGCATGTTCGCCGCCCGGCTGCTGCCACTGCTGCGCGACGACGACCTGATCTGGATCCACGACTACCACCTGATCCCGCTGGCCGCCGAGCTGCGCGCCCTGGGCTGCCGCCAGCGCATCGGCTTCTTTCTGCATATCCCCGTGCCGCCGCCGCTCTTGCTGGCCGCACTGCCGCAGCACGAGTGGCTGATGCGCGCCTTCTTCGCCTATGACCTGGTGGGCTTGCAAAGCGAGGCCGATGTCGGCCACTTCCGCCGCTACATGATCAACGAGGCCAACGCCGAAGACCTGGGCGCGGGCCGGCTGGCCGCCTTCAGCCGCGAGCTGCGCGTCGGCGCCTTCCCCATCGGCATGGACGTGCAGGAGTTCGAGCGCCTGGGCCGGGGCGCCGAGGCCGTGCAGACCGGCGAGGCACTGCGCGCCGAGTACGCGCGCCGCCAGTTGCTGCTGGGCATCGACCGGCTGGACTACTCCAAGGGCATCCCGCAGCGCGTGCGCGCCTTCCGCCACCTGCTGGAGAAGTACCCGGAAAACCGGGGCCGCTCCACGCTGATCATGATCGCCTCGCCCTCGCGCGACGACGTGCTGGCCTACACCGACCTGCGCCAGGAGCTGGAGGGCCTGTGCGGCGCCATCAATGGCGACTATGGCGATCTGGACTGGATGCCGCTGCGCTACATCCACCGCATCGTGGCGCGCCGGCGCGTGCCGGGGCTGTGCCGCGCCGCGCGGGTCGGGCTGGTCACGCCGCTGCGCGACGGCATGAACCTGGTGGCCAAGGAGTACGTGGTCTCGCAAGATGCGCAAGACCCGGGCGTGCTGGTGCTGTCGCGCTTTGCCGGCGCCGCCGAGCAGCTCAAGGATGCCTTGCTGGTCAACCCCTATGACACCGAAAGCATGGCTGCCGCCATCCAGACCGCGCTGCACATGCCGCTGGAGGAGCGCCAGCAGCGCCACGCCCGGCTGATGGAGAGCATCCGCCAGCACGACGTTCACTGGTGGCGGCGCAGCTTTCTGCAGGCGCTGCAGGAGCCTGCGGCCTGAGAGCGTGTTTACGATCCCCGCGCGGGTGCGCGAGCGCGGCCTCGGGCGGTCTGCGGCGTTGCAAATCCTCGCGATAGCACGGGCTATCGCTGCGGTTTGCGCCTGGCAACCCATCCCGATCCGCACCCGCGCCCCTGCGCGCGGAGATCGTAAACACGCTCTGAGCATTGCAGTGCAGGGGCGGCCCTCTGCGCCCCTGCAGACGAGGCTGTGCGTTGGCGTTTGGCGCGCAGCCTCCCGCATCAAGAGGGCAGCCTCAGCCATCGAGCAGCGCCAGCGCCGCGTAGTCCGCCACCTGCGCGCCCAGGCCGGCGGCAACCAGTTCGACGCCATCCGTCAACGCCGGAAAGTGCTGCGCCAGCTCGGTGCGCAGCAGCGGCAGTAGCAGCGCTTGGTGGTGCAGGAACACCGCCCCGCCCAGGCTGATGCGCGCCAGATCGAGCGTCGCCACCAGGTTGTACAGCAGCCGCCCGAGCAGGCGGCACAGCAGCTGCACCTGTGCCAGCGCCTGTGCCTCGCCCTGCTGCGCTGCGGCCAGCAGCGCCGGTGCATCGCGCCCCAGCCAGGCGGCCAGCGAAGCGCCGCCCACCAGCGATTCGACATCGCCCCGGTTGCCGCAGCCGCACAGCGGAGCGTCCAGCCCGGCATGGCCCGCCACATCGCCGACGAAGCTGTGCCCGGCATGGCCGGCATTGCCATTGCGCCCGGCCAGCACCCGGCCATCGACGCATAGGCCCACGCCGATGCCGGTGCTCCAGGTGACGTAGGCGCAGTCGGCCACGCCGGCCAGCGCCCCCAGCGGCGCTCGGCGGCCAGCGCCGCCACGGCGTCGTTGGCGATACGCAGCCGCACGCCGCGCAGCGCCAGCTCCAGCGGCGCCTGCAGCGGCACCTGCGTCCAGTCGTTGGTCGCCACACCGCCCGCCGGGCCGGCCAGGCCGCCGCAGATGTTGGGGTTGGCCACTTCGATGCAGCCCGCACGGCGCACGAACGGCCCGCACGAGGACACGCCCACGCCCGCCAGATCGGCCAGCGCCACGCCCTGGCCGGCGCACAGGCGCGCCAGCAGCGCCAGCACTTGCTGCGCCAGGGCCTCGGGCGCGCCGGCCTTGGCGGTCGGCTCGGCCAGCCGCGCCAGGATGGCCGGCGGCACGGCGCCCGCGCCCGGACGCGCCAGGCACACGGCCACCTTGGTGCCGCCGATGTCGATGCCGGCCTGCAGGCGCGGCGTGGAGGAGGGAGGGGATACAGGCTCTGGCATGGCCGGCATCATCGCGCGCCGCGTGCAACCGGTGTGTAAGGCAAGGGCGAAGGCTGCAGTTGACTATCTTTTTGATAGCTGTCAGCGCTTGACTGTATTGGTCAAAAGGCGTTTTTCACTTGAATTTCAAAGCCATTTGAGCGCCAGCGTGATCAGCACGCTCAGCAGCACCGTGCTGGCCAGCGGAATCGACCATTCGCGCCCCCACAGGCGAAAGCGAAAATCCCCCGGCAGCCGGCCCAGGCCGAGCCGGCGCAGCCACGGCGCCAGCCCCTCGATCAGCACCAGGGCCAGGAAAACGACGATCAGCCAGCGCACCATGCGCGCAAGTGTAGGCGCCGCCCGCGCGGCATTGGCCTGGCGGGCATCAGCCGTGCAGGCTGCCCGCCTGTGCCGCCAGGCGCCGTGCGCTGCCAAAGGCCAGGGTGAAGCCCAGCGCACCGTGGCCGGTGTTCATGAGCAGATTGGCCGGCCCGCCGGGCAGGCGCCCCAGCACCGGCAGCCCCCGGGGCGTCGCCGGACGCAGGCCGGCCCAGGGCGCAGCCCGCTGGTAGTCGCCCCCGGCGGGAAAGACCTCGCGCGCCGTCTCCAGCAGCGCGGCGATGCGCTGCGGGGCGATGGCCTGGTCGCGGGCGTGCGTCAGTTCAGCCATGCCGGCGATGCGCAGGCGCTGGCCCAGGCGGGCAAAGACCACCTTGCGTGCCGCGTCGGTCACGCTCACGGCAGGGGCCGCGCCGGGCTGGCCGTTGGCCGGCACGGTGATGCTGTAGCCCTTGAGCGGCTGCACGAGGGCGCGGCGCGCTACTACAAGGAAAAGGGCTGGATCCAGTAAACCGCCCGCCTCCCTGCAACCCCGCCCCCAGGGGCGAAGCCCTGCCGCTTCGCCCCTTTTTGTTTTGCCGAGGAACGCACCATGGCCTCTGAAATGGACAAGGCCCCCGAGGCCCTGCAGCAACTCGTTGCCGACACCGACACCGGCGGGCGCCAGCCCGCGGGGCTGACGCGCCACCGGATCTTCGGCGTGGCGCTGGCCTGGGCGCTGTTCCAGTACTGGTACGCCTCGCCGCTGCCCTTCGCGCTGGGCTGGGGCATCCTCAACGACACGCAGGCGCGCGCCATCCACCTGTCGTTCGCCATCTTCCTGGCCTTCACCGCCTGGCCGGCCTTCAAGCGCTCGCCGCGCCACTACGTGCCGCTGCAGGACTGGCTGTTCGCCGCCGCCGGGGCCTTCGCGGCGGCCTACATCATGCTGTTCTATGCCGAGCTGGCCAACCGCCCCGGCAACCCGACCACGGGCGACATCGTGGTCGCCTGCATCGGCCTGGTGCTGCTGCTGGAGGCCACGCGCCGCGCCGTGGGCTGGCCCATGGCGGTGCTGGCGCTGGTCTTCATCGGCTACAGCATGGCCGGGCCGTGGCTGCCGGACGTCATCTCGCACAAGGGCGCCTCGCTCAACCGCATGTTGACCCACATGTGGCTGACCACCGAAGGGGTGTACGGCATTGCCCTGGGCGTGTCGGCCTCGACCATCTTCGTGTTCGTGCTGTTCGGCGCGCTGCTGGATCGAAGCGGCGGCGGCAACTACATGATGCAGGTCAGCTTCGCCGCTTTAGGCCACCTGCGCGGCGGGCCGGCCAAGGTGGCGGTGGCGTCGTCGGCACTCAACGGCATGATCTCCGGCTCGTCGGTGGCCAACGTGGTGTCCACCGGCATCTTCACCATCCCGCTGATGAAGAAGGCCGGCTACGGCGGCGTCAAGGCCGGCGCCATCGAGACCATGAGTTCGGTGGACGGGCAGATCATGCCGCCGGTGATGGGCGCGGCGGCCTTCCTGATGGTCGAGTACGTGGGCATCCCCTACTCGGACATCGTCCGCCACGCCTTCCTGCCAGCCATCCTGTCGTACCTGGGCCTGTTCTACATCGTGCATCTGGAGGCGCTGCGCCTGGGGATGCAGCCCATCGCCTTGCGCCGCGCCCGGCCCTGGCGCGACCGCATCGTGCGCAACCTGTTCGGCGTGCTGGGCACCAGCATCGTGGTCGGTACGCTGTACTACGCCATCGGCGCCATGAAGGCGCTGCTGGGCGCAGCCGCGCCCTGGGCCGTGGGGGCGACGGTGCTGGCGCTGTACCTGGTGGCCATCTGGCAGGCGGCGCGCTGCCCCGATCTGCCCGACAGCATCGAGGGCGCCTCCGAGGGCGGCCACCTGCGCGATGCCTGGCCCACGGTGCGCGCCGGGCTGCACTTCATCATGCCGATTGGCATCCTGGTGTGGTGCCTGATGGTCGAGCAGATGTCGCCGTCGCTGTCGGCCTTCTGGGCCGTGACATCGCTGGCGCTGCTGATGCTGACGCAGCGGCCCCTGATTGCGCTGTTTCGCGGCGCGCCGCAGGCCGGCACCTGGAGCGACGGCGGCGCGGCGGTGGTCGAGGGCTTTCACAACGGCGCGCGCAACATGATCGGCATCGGCATCGCCACGGCGACCGCCGGCATCGTGGTCGGCGGCATCACCCTCACCGGCCTGGGCGTGCCGACCACGGCCAACTACATCCTGGTGGCCACGCTGATGGCGCCGGTGGTGGTGGAGCTGGGCGCGCAGGCCGGCATGGTCATTCCCCTGATCGCCGTGCATATGTTCGTCTTCTATTACGGGATCATGGCCGACATCACGCCGCCAGTGGGGCTGGCGACGTTCGCCGCGTCCGCCATCTCGGGCGAAAGCTCGCTGGCCACCGGCATCCAGGTGCGCGCCGACCGCCCCTCGGCGCACTGGTTCTACCTGCCGGCCATCGCCCTGGTGCTGCTGGTGTGGTGGTCGCAGGGCCGGCGCCGGCGCCCCGGGGTGCTGGCGCCGAGCGCGCCCGCCGGGATGGCGGGATAAGCTTTGCTCCTTTTCTAATAGCTAGTAACGCTTGTGCAGCAAGGGTTTAAGATGAAAAACATATGCAAACCCTTGTCCATCAAGCGCTGGCAGCTATCAAAATTGCGCCAGCCCAAGCCCGTCACAGCCGGTGCGTGCGGTCGCCCTGAACGAAGCCCAGCGGCACCCAGGGCGCGCCGCCAGCCCCAGGGCCAGCACCTTGAACAGCTCGCCCATCTCGTGCTCCATGATCAATTTGGCCGCCTGGGCGCGCCCAGCAAGCGGCATAAGCTCCAGTTTCGATAGCAAACCGCAGTTGATCAGGAAGTGTGCCTGACTGGTGTAGCCCAGCACCTGCAGCCCCGCTTCCTGCGCCGCCAGCGCCGCGCCGGTGAAGTTGACGTGCGCCGTGATGTCCTTGCAGCCGACATCGGCCAGCGGGTCGTCGTCCACGCGGTGCGCGCGGTGGCACACCAGCGTGCCAGCGTCGCGCTGCGGGTGGTAGTACTCGGCCTCGGGGAAGCCGTAGTCGATCAGCAACGCCGCACCGCGCCGCAGATGCGCCGCCAGGGTGCGCATGAAGCCCTCAGCCTGCGGGTGGATCTCGGTCAGGTAGTCGTGCGTGCCGGCCACTTCCAGCGGCGGGCGCAGCGCCGTGGGCCGGTCGGCCCAGGCCAGCTGCCCGGCGGCATCCAGCACCACGCCGCGCTCGTGCCAGACGCCGGCGCTGCGCTGCAGCAGCTGCACCGGCATGGCGTCCAGCACCTCGTTGCCGACCACCACGCCCTCGATGGCCGGCGGCAGGCTGTCCAGCCACTGCACGCGCTCGCCCCAGGGAGCCAGGCGCTCGCGCTGGCGCGCCCGCAGGCTGCCCGAGACATCGACGATGCAGTAGCGCTGCAGCGCCACCCCCAGCGCATCGAGCGCGCCCAGCAGCTGCGCCGCCAGCGCGCCGCTACCGGCGCCGAACTCCCAGACCTCGTGCGTGCCGCTGACCTGCAGCGCCTCGCGCACCTGCAGCGCCAGCAGCTCGCCAAAGACCGGCGAGAGCTCGGGCGCGGTGATGAAGTCGCTGCCACTTTGCGGCAGGGCGCCGAACTTGCGCGAGTCGTTGGCGTAGTAGCCCAGGCCGGGCGCGTACAGCGCCAGCTGCATGAAGCGGTCAAAAGGCAGCCAGCCGCCGGCGTCGGCGATGGCCTGGGCCATCCGTGCCTGCAGGGCCGGCGCTACACTCGCGGCCTCGTCGGCCCCGCTGCCGTCCCGGGTTTCGGGCTGCGCCTCAGGCGTTCCGTGCATCCCATGCTTTTCGCGCATCTCGTCTCTCATCTCTCGTGTTTCAGACGCCGATTGTCACCCCGCCATGTCTGCCGCCCCTGCTCCCCGCCCGCGCACCGTCTTGGTGACCGGCGCTGCCCGGCGCCTGGGCCGCAGCATCGCGCTGGCGCTGGCGGCTGCGGGCTGGCAGGTTGCCGTGCATTACCGCTCGTCAGCGCAGGATGCTATTGAAACAGTAGCTGCCTGCGCTGATCTGTCGGGCCTCAGCGGCCATTTTGATGCCGATTTCGAAGACGAGGCCGCAGTGCGCGCCCTGCTGCCGCGCGTGGTGGCGCACTTCGGCGCCGTGGATGCGGTGGTCAACAGCGCCTCGCTGTTCGAGCACGACAGCTTTGCCAGCTTCGGCTACGCCCGGCTGGAGCAGCACCTGCGCAGCAACGCCGGCGCGCCGGTGCTGCTGGCCCAGGCGCTGCACACGCACCTGGAGCAGCGCGCCGGCGCCGGCGAGGCCGAGGTGCAGGGCGTGGTGGTCAACCTGCTCGATCAGAAGCTGTGGAACCAGAACCCGGACTTTGCCAGCTACACCCTGTCCAAGGCCGCGCTGGAGGCCGCCGGCACCATGCTGGCGCTGGCGCTGGCGCCGCGCTGCCGCGTGGTCGGCGTGGCGCCGGGCCTGACGCTGACCAGCCATCTGCTGGAGCAGCAGCGCTTCGAGCAGCTGCACACCCTCAGCCCCCTGGGGCGCTCGTCCACCCCCGAGGACGTGGCCGCCGCTGTGCGCTTTGCGCTGGACAACCGCTCCATCACCGGCACCACGCTGCTGGTCGATGGCGGCCAGCACCTGATGCGCTTCGAGCGCGATTTCTCGCTGATGTGAATTCCGGCGCACGCCGCTGCCGTGCGCCCTTCTCCTTTCCTGGCCACCCCATGCACACTGCCGCCGGCACCCAGATCCTGACCCTGACCGGGCTGCGCTTTGACGCCAGCCTGGGCCTGCTGGCCCATGAGAAGACCGCGCCCCAGCCCATCCAGGTCGATGCCGAGCTGAACCTGGGCCGCCAGCCGCTGCACCCGCCCGACGACGACATCCTGCACGTGCTGGACTACCGCAAGGTGCGCCAGATCATCATCGACGAGTGCCGCGCCGAGCACGTCAACCTGCTCGAAAGCCTGATCGGCAAGCTGGCCGCGCGGCTGATGCAGCTGCCCGGCGTGCTGGGCGTGCGCGTGAAGATCGCCAAGCTGGAGATCTTCGACGACTGCGAGGTCGCCATCCGCGTCGAGACCGGGCAGTGGTGAGGGCGGTGGCCGGGCCTCAGCCCGGCGCCGGCGCGTCGGCGGCCGCTCCTGCGGCGTGCTGCTGCAGGAATTCTTCGAGCTGTGCGATCGGCAGGGGCCGGCTGAACAGATAGCCCTGGAAGAAGCGGCAGCCCCACTGCGCCAGCGCCGCGCGGTGCGCCGGCGTCTCCACGCCCTCGGCAATGACCTCCAGGCCCAGGCTCTCGCCCAGGGCAATCACGGTGCGGGCGATGGCCGCGTCGTTGTGATCCTCCAGGCAGTCGCGCACAAAGCCCTGGTCGATCTTGAGCTGCTGCAGCGGCAGGCGCTTCAGGTAGGCCAGCGAGGAAAAGCCGGTGCCGAAATCGTCCAGCGAAAAGCGCACGCCCAGCGCCCGCAGCGCGTTCATGCGCTCGATGATGTGCTCGATGTCATACATCATCAGACTCTCGGTCAGCTCGATCTTGAGCCGCTCGGCGGGCGCTCCGGTCTGGTGCAGCACCTCCTGCACCGTGGCGACGAAATCATCCTGCTGGAACTGCCCGGCGCTCACGTTGACCGCCATGTCCAGGTGCCGGCGCTGCGGCTGGCGCGCCCACAGCGCCAGCTGGCTGCAGGCGCAGTGCAGCACCCAGCGGCCCAGGGGCACGATCAGGCCGGTCTTCTCGGCCAGCGGGATGAACTCGCCCGGCGAGACCATGCCTGCACCCGGCAGCGGCCAGCGCACCAGCGCCTCGACGCCGACCACGGCGCCGTCGCTGTCGAGCTGCGGCTGGTAATGCAGCACGAAGTTCTGCTGCTGCAGCGCCTCGCGCAGACTGCGCTGCAGGCGGGCGCGGCTGTTGACCTCGGCCTGCATCTGCGGCTCGAACAGCAGCATGGCGCCGCGCCCGGCGGCCTTGGCCTGGTTGAGCGCCAGCACTGCCTGGCGCAGCAGCTCGCGCGGCTCCTGGTGCTCCTGGCCGAGCACGGCGATGCCCACGCCGACACTGATGCTGTGGGTCGTGCCCTCGATGGTCAGCGGCTGGCCCAGCTCGATGGCCAGGCGCTGCGCCAGGGCTTCGGCCTGCTGCGCCGCCGCGCCCAGCGGGGGCGGCAGGTCGGGCAGCAGCAGCAGGAATTCGTCGCCGCCCAGGCGCGCCAGCAAGTCGCCCGGGCGCAGCTGCGCGCCGATACGCTGGCCGACCTGGCGCAGCAACTGGTCGCCATGCTCATGGCCCAGGCCGTCGTTGATGGTCTTGAAGTCGTCCAGGTCGATGCACAGCAGCGCCGCCAGGCGCTGCGTCTGCAGGCAGCGCGCCTGCGCCTGCTCCAGCAGCTGCACGAACTGCTGCATGTTGGGCAGGCCGGTGAGCTGGTCGGTGGAGGACAAGCGCTGGATGCGGTCGTCGGCAGCGCGGCTGGCCGTCACGTCGTGGCAGATCCACAACATGCACGGCTCGCCCCCGACATCCAGCAGGCGTGCGTTCATGAGCACCGTCACCGGCGTGCCGTCGCGCCGCCACAGCTGCTGCTCCCAGCCGCAGACGCCGCCCTCGGCCAGCACCTGGCGCACGAACTGCTCGCGCCGGGGGGCATCGGCAGCGCGCCAGATGCCCAGCTCCAGGCCCGAATGGTGCAGCACCTCGGCGCGCGGCCAGCCGAACAGGCGCTCGAAGCCGGCATTGACCGCCAGATGCACGCCATCGGCCACGCGCGTGATGTCCAGCGCATCCGGGCTGGTCTGGAAGGCCGCCAGGTAGAGCTGGCGGCTTTCCTGCAGCGCCTGCTGGCGCCGATCGATCTCGGTCAGCAGGTGGTTGCAGCCATGCACCAGCTGCCCCAGCTCGTAAGTGGCCTGCGCCGGCAGGGGCTGCAGCGGCGCGCCCTCCTCGGCCATGGCAGCCAGGCGCTGGCCGATGTCCAGCACGGGCCGCAGCGCCCGGCGCAGCATCCACCACACGCCGGCGGCGGCCAGCAGCGTCAGGCCCAGCGCCGCCAGCAGGATGCGCCGCTGCACCGACGCCAGCGGCGCATACACCAGCGCCGTGGGCTGCGACACCAGCACCGCCCAGTCCACCGAGCGCAGCAGCTGCACCGAGGACAGCATTTCGCGGCCCTGCTCGACATGCAGGACGCTGCCCTCGCTGCCCGCCAGCAGGGCGTCCAGGGCCGGGACTTCGCCCGACGCGGGCAGGCTCTGCAGGATGCGCTGCTCGGCATCGGCCACCACGATG
This portion of the Melaminivora jejuensis genome encodes:
- a CDS encoding trehalose-6-phosphate synthase, which gives rise to MSRLVVVSNRLADPRRPAAGGLAVALGDALNRSGGLWFGWSGTVRPQLQPGESRLHQRQAGRVTLATVDLATEDHVAYYQGYSNSVLWPVFHYRLDLADFHSAYLDGYRRVNRMFAARLLPLLRDDDLIWIHDYHLIPLAAELRALGCRQRIGFFLHIPVPPPLLLAALPQHEWLMRAFFAYDLVGLQSEADVGHFRRYMINEANAEDLGAGRLAAFSRELRVGAFPIGMDVQEFERLGRGAEAVQTGEALRAEYARRQLLLGIDRLDYSKGIPQRVRAFRHLLEKYPENRGRSTLIMIASPSRDDVLAYTDLRQELEGLCGAINGDYGDLDWMPLRYIHRIVARRRVPGLCRAARVGLVTPLRDGMNLVAKEYVVSQDAQDPGVLVLSRFAGAAEQLKDALLVNPYDTESMAAAIQTALHMPLEERQQRHARLMESIRQHDVHWWRRSFLQALQEPAA
- a CDS encoding DUF2905 domain-containing protein codes for the protein MVRWLIVVFLALVLIEGLAPWLRRLGLGRLPGDFRFRLWGREWSIPLASTVLLSVLITLALKWL
- a CDS encoding FAD-dependent oxidoreductase → MARQPRGLAPAGVGVGNELLQGLGGLVHFRGHGAFLGKTKRGEAAGLRPWGRGCREAGGLLDPALFLVVARRALVQPLKGYSITVPANGQPGAAPAVSVTDAARKVVFARLGQRLRIAGMAELTHARDQAIAPQRIAALLETAREVFPAGGDYQRAAPWAGLRPATPRGLPVLGRLPGGPANLLMNTGHGALGFTLAFGSARRLAAQAGSLHG
- a CDS encoding TRAP transporter permease, with product MASEMDKAPEALQQLVADTDTGGRQPAGLTRHRIFGVALAWALFQYWYASPLPFALGWGILNDTQARAIHLSFAIFLAFTAWPAFKRSPRHYVPLQDWLFAAAGAFAAAYIMLFYAELANRPGNPTTGDIVVACIGLVLLLEATRRAVGWPMAVLALVFIGYSMAGPWLPDVISHKGASLNRMLTHMWLTTEGVYGIALGVSASTIFVFVLFGALLDRSGGGNYMMQVSFAALGHLRGGPAKVAVASSALNGMISGSSVANVVSTGIFTIPLMKKAGYGGVKAGAIETMSSVDGQIMPPVMGAAAFLMVEYVGIPYSDIVRHAFLPAILSYLGLFYIVHLEALRLGMQPIALRRARPWRDRIVRNLFGVLGTSIVVGTLYYAIGAMKALLGAAAPWAVGATVLALYLVAIWQAARCPDLPDSIEGASEGGHLRDAWPTVRAGLHFIMPIGILVWCLMVEQMSPSLSAFWAVTSLALLMLTQRPLIALFRGAPQAGTWSDGGAAVVEGFHNGARNMIGIGIATATAGIVVGGITLTGLGVPTTANYILVATLMAPVVVELGAQAGMVIPLIAVHMFVFYYGIMADITPPVGLATFAASAISGESSLATGIQVRADRPSAHWFYLPAIALVLLVWWSQGRRRRPGVLAPSAPAGMAG
- a CDS encoding SDR family oxidoreductase encodes the protein MSAAPAPRPRTVLVTGAARRLGRSIALALAAAGWQVAVHYRSSAQDAIETVAACADLSGLSGHFDADFEDEAAVRALLPRVVAHFGAVDAVVNSASLFEHDSFASFGYARLEQHLRSNAGAPVLLAQALHTHLEQRAGAGEAEVQGVVVNLLDQKLWNQNPDFASYTLSKAALEAAGTMLALALAPRCRVVGVAPGLTLTSHLLEQQRFEQLHTLSPLGRSSTPEDVAAAVRFALDNRSITGTTLLVDGGQHLMRFERDFSLM
- a CDS encoding dihydroneopterin aldolase, with the translated sequence MHTAAGTQILTLTGLRFDASLGLLAHEKTAPQPIQVDAELNLGRQPLHPPDDDILHVLDYRKVRQIIIDECRAEHVNLLESLIGKLAARLMQLPGVLGVRVKIAKLEIFDDCEVAIRVETGQW
- a CDS encoding EAL domain-containing protein is translated as MPSRPPPSHSLTVRIALLMLGFLLAGMWALAWYADHRLREDMREQLQAHQQTLAALLARELERTLAERSRALQAVARSLLTGEQPGAAQTLERLQAVLPRLSVLQQMFSGGYFVTDAQGLAIVSYPAHLQGQRRMFAASQATVGALAGETVISEPMAGLVEGRPVVAIAVPVPGPDGRVAGALVGVVKLRDAGLLQLLPEIAGQPASSYLVVGRTSRAIVVADAEQRILQSLPASGEVPALDALLAGSEGSVLHVEQGREMLSSVQLLRSVDWAVLVSQPTALVYAPLASVQRRILLAALGLTLLAAAGVWWMLRRALRPVLDIGQRLAAMAEEGAPLQPLPAQATYELGQLVHGCNHLLTEIDRRQQALQESRQLYLAAFQTSPDALDITRVADGVHLAVNAGFERLFGWPRAEVLHHSGLELGIWRAADAPRREQFVRQVLAEGGVCGWEQQLWRRDGTPVTVLMNARLLDVGGEPCMLWICHDVTASRAADDRIQRLSSTDQLTGLPNMQQFVQLLEQAQARCLQTQRLAALLCIDLDDFKTINDGLGHEHGDQLLRQVGQRIGAQLRPGDLLARLGGDEFLLLLPDLPPPLGAAAQQAEALAQRLAIELGQPLTIEGTTHSISVGVGIAVLGQEHQEPRELLRQAVLALNQAKAAGRGAMLLFEPQMQAEVNSRARLQRSLREALQQQNFVLHYQPQLDSDGAVVGVEALVRWPLPGAGMVSPGEFIPLAEKTGLIVPLGRWVLHCACSQLALWARQPQRRHLDMAVNVSAGQFQQDDFVATVQEVLHQTGAPAERLKIELTESLMMYDIEHIIERMNALRALGVRFSLDDFGTGFSSLAYLKRLPLQQLKIDQGFVRDCLEDHNDAAIARTVIALGESLGLEVIAEGVETPAHRAALAQWGCRFFQGYLFSRPLPIAQLEEFLQQHAAGAAADAPAPG